A single region of the Cucumis melo cultivar AY chromosome 3, USDA_Cmelo_AY_1.0, whole genome shotgun sequence genome encodes:
- the LOC103485475 gene encoding protein NUCLEAR FUSION DEFECTIVE 4 isoform X3, whose protein sequence is MCVLVFVGTNGETYFNTVSLVSCVQNFPKSRGPVVGILKGFAGLSGAILTQIYAIIHSPDSANLIFMVAVGPALVAIGVMFFIRPVAGHRQVRPSDGMSFSSVYGVCLLLAAYLMGVMLIEDLVTLSPTVITIFTVVMFVILLTPFLIPVTLTFSSETTTYAEQEALLPPSEKEEPARTEPDGNEVIFSEVEDEKSEGEDLLPASERQKRIAQLQAKLLQAAAEGAVRVKRRKGPRRGEDFTLGQALIKADFWLIFSSHLLGSGTGLTVIDNLGQMSQSLGYDNTHIFVSLISIWNFLGRVGGGYLSEIVVRDFAYPRPIAMTIAQVLMIFGHVFIGMGWPGAMYIGTLITGLGYGAHWAIVPATASELFGLKKFGALYNFITLSTPMGSLIFSGLIASSIYDSEAEKQARNHLTQFQSSSSLWFTRLYAEGPHKCEGAICFFLTCMIMAGFCAIAGILSLILVYRTKGVYHNLYGKSRTSTLS, encoded by the exons ATGTGCGTTCTTGTATTTGTGGGAACGAACGGGGAGACGTACTTCAATACAGTTTCTTTGGTTTCTTGTGTACAAAACTTTCCGAAAAGCAGAGGCCCTGTGGTCGGGATTCTGAAAGGCTTTGCTGGTTTAAGTGGTGCAATTTTGACTCAGATATATGCAATCATCCATTCTCCTGATTCAGCCAATCTTATATTCATGGTTGCAGTAGGTCCTGCACTGGTGGCTATTGGTGTGATGTTTTTTATCAGACCTGTTGCCGGTCATCGACAAGTAAGGCCGTCCGATGGCATGAGCTTTTCTAGTGTTTATGGTGTCTGCCTCCTTTTGGCTGCATATTTGATGGGAGTCATGCTTATTGAGGATCTTGTTACATTGAGCCCCACTGTGATAACCATATTTACTGTGGTTATGTTTGTCATCCTTCTTACGCCCTTTTTAATTCCCGTGACATTGACTTTTAGCTCGGAGACGACAACATATGCTGAGCAAGAGGCTCTCCTACCACCCTCTGAGAAAGAGGAACCTGCTAGAACTGAACCAGATGGTAATGAAGTGATATTTAGTGAGGTGGAAGATGAAAAATCCGAGGGAGAGGACTTACTTCCTGCATCAGAGAGACAAAAACGCATTGCTCAGTTGCAAGCAAAACTATTGCAAGCAGCCGCAGAAGGAGCAGTAAGAGTCAAGAGGAGAAAGGGTCCACGCCGAGGGGAAGACTTCACTTTGGGTCAAGCTTTAATCAAAGCAGACTTTTGGCTTATATTTTCCTCCCATCTTCTTGGTTCCGGAACTGGCTTGACCGTGATTGATAACCTCGGACAGATGAGCCAGTCTTTAGGTTACGATAATACACATATTTTTGTATCCCTGATCAGCATATGGAACTTTCTCGGCCGTGTTGGTGGTGGATATCTCTCTGAGATTGTTGTGAG AGATTTTGCTTATCCAAGACCCATTGCAATGACGATTGCGCAAGTCCTTATGATATTTGGACATGTCTTCATCGGTATGGGATGGCCCGGGGCAATGTACATTGGCACTCTCATAACAGGGCTCGGTTACGGGGCTCACTGGGCCATTGTACCTGCTACTGCCTCTGAATTGTTTGGCTTGAAAAAGTTTGGCGCTTTATACAACTTCATCACTCTCTCAACTCCTATGGGATCTTTGATATTTTCTGGCTTAATTGCGAGCAGTATATATGACAGCGAAGCCGAGAAGCAAGCTCGTAATCATCTCACACAGTTCCAGAGCTCCTCGTCATTGTGGTTCACTAGACTTTACGCCGAGGGACCACACAAGTGCGAGGGTGCCATATGCTTCTTTTTAACTTGTATGATAATGGCTGGATTCTGCGCGATTGCAGGGatattaagtttaattttggtGTATCGGACAAAGGGTGTTTACCACAACCTCTATGGAAAATCTCGTACATCAACACTTTCGTAG
- the LOC103485475 gene encoding protein NUCLEAR FUSION DEFECTIVE 4 isoform X2, which yields MDIIAQMCVLVFVGTNGETYFNTVSLVSCVQNFPKSRGPVVGILKGFAGLSGAILTQIYAIIHSPDSANLIFMVAVGPALVAIGVMFFIRPVAGHRQVRPSDGMSFSSVYGVCLLLAAYLMGVMLIEDLVTLSPTVITIFTVVMFVILLTPFLIPVTLTFSSETTTYAEQEALLPPSEKEEPARTEPDGNEVIFSEVEDEKSEGEDLLPASERQKRIAQLQAKLLQAAAEGAVRVKRRKGPRRGEDFTLGQALIKADFWLIFSSHLLGSGTGLTVIDNLGQMSQSLGYDNTHIFVSLISIWNFLGRVGGGYLSEIVVRDFAYPRPIAMTIAQVLMIFGHVFIGMGWPGAMYIGTLITGLGYGAHWAIVPATASELFGLKKFGALYNFITLSTPMGSLIFSGLIASSIYDSEAEKQARNHLTQFQSSSSLWFTRLYAEGPHKCEGAICFFLTCMIMAGFCAIAGILSLILVYRTKGVYHNLYGKSRTSTLS from the exons ATGGATATCATTGCGCAGATGTGCGTTCTTGTATTTGTGGGAACGAACGGGGAGACGTACTTCAATACAGTTTCTTTGGTTTCTTGTGTACAAAACTTTCCGAAAAGCAGAGGCCCTGTGGTCGGGATTCTGAAAGGCTTTGCTGGTTTAAGTGGTGCAATTTTGACTCAGATATATGCAATCATCCATTCTCCTGATTCAGCCAATCTTATATTCATGGTTGCAGTAGGTCCTGCACTGGTGGCTATTGGTGTGATGTTTTTTATCAGACCTGTTGCCGGTCATCGACAAGTAAGGCCGTCCGATGGCATGAGCTTTTCTAGTGTTTATGGTGTCTGCCTCCTTTTGGCTGCATATTTGATGGGAGTCATGCTTATTGAGGATCTTGTTACATTGAGCCCCACTGTGATAACCATATTTACTGTGGTTATGTTTGTCATCCTTCTTACGCCCTTTTTAATTCCCGTGACATTGACTTTTAGCTCGGAGACGACAACATATGCTGAGCAAGAGGCTCTCCTACCACCCTCTGAGAAAGAGGAACCTGCTAGAACTGAACCAGATGGTAATGAAGTGATATTTAGTGAGGTGGAAGATGAAAAATCCGAGGGAGAGGACTTACTTCCTGCATCAGAGAGACAAAAACGCATTGCTCAGTTGCAAGCAAAACTATTGCAAGCAGCCGCAGAAGGAGCAGTAAGAGTCAAGAGGAGAAAGGGTCCACGCCGAGGGGAAGACTTCACTTTGGGTCAAGCTTTAATCAAAGCAGACTTTTGGCTTATATTTTCCTCCCATCTTCTTGGTTCCGGAACTGGCTTGACCGTGATTGATAACCTCGGACAGATGAGCCAGTCTTTAGGTTACGATAATACACATATTTTTGTATCCCTGATCAGCATATGGAACTTTCTCGGCCGTGTTGGTGGTGGATATCTCTCTGAGATTGTTGTGAG AGATTTTGCTTATCCAAGACCCATTGCAATGACGATTGCGCAAGTCCTTATGATATTTGGACATGTCTTCATCGGTATGGGATGGCCCGGGGCAATGTACATTGGCACTCTCATAACAGGGCTCGGTTACGGGGCTCACTGGGCCATTGTACCTGCTACTGCCTCTGAATTGTTTGGCTTGAAAAAGTTTGGCGCTTTATACAACTTCATCACTCTCTCAACTCCTATGGGATCTTTGATATTTTCTGGCTTAATTGCGAGCAGTATATATGACAGCGAAGCCGAGAAGCAAGCTCGTAATCATCTCACACAGTTCCAGAGCTCCTCGTCATTGTGGTTCACTAGACTTTACGCCGAGGGACCACACAAGTGCGAGGGTGCCATATGCTTCTTTTTAACTTGTATGATAATGGCTGGATTCTGCGCGATTGCAGGGatattaagtttaattttggtGTATCGGACAAAGGGTGTTTACCACAACCTCTATGGAAAATCTCGTACATCAACACTTTCGTAG
- the LOC103485475 gene encoding protein NUCLEAR FUSION DEFECTIVE 4 isoform X1 — protein sequence MGRWNDKLVAFINNRWLVFVAAIWLQSWAGIGYLFGSISPVIKTNLSYNQRQVSRLGVAKDLGDSVGFLAATLTEILPFWGSLLVGAIHNIVGYGWVWLIVTGRAPVLPLWAMCVLVFVGTNGETYFNTVSLVSCVQNFPKSRGPVVGILKGFAGLSGAILTQIYAIIHSPDSANLIFMVAVGPALVAIGVMFFIRPVAGHRQVRPSDGMSFSSVYGVCLLLAAYLMGVMLIEDLVTLSPTVITIFTVVMFVILLTPFLIPVTLTFSSETTTYAEQEALLPPSEKEEPARTEPDGNEVIFSEVEDEKSEGEDLLPASERQKRIAQLQAKLLQAAAEGAVRVKRRKGPRRGEDFTLGQALIKADFWLIFSSHLLGSGTGLTVIDNLGQMSQSLGYDNTHIFVSLISIWNFLGRVGGGYLSEIVVRDFAYPRPIAMTIAQVLMIFGHVFIGMGWPGAMYIGTLITGLGYGAHWAIVPATASELFGLKKFGALYNFITLSTPMGSLIFSGLIASSIYDSEAEKQARNHLTQFQSSSSLWFTRLYAEGPHKCEGAICFFLTCMIMAGFCAIAGILSLILVYRTKGVYHNLYGKSRTSTLS from the exons ATGGGTCGGTGGAATGACAAACTTGTTGCCTTTATCAACAACAGATGGTTGGTTTTTGTTGCTGCAATATGGCTTCAATCTTGGGCTGGAATTGGGTATCTTTTTGGAAGTATATCGCCGGTAATCAAAACCAATTTGAGTTACAATCAGAGACAAGTTTCTCGTCTTGGTGTCGCTAAAGATCTTGGCGATAGCGTTGGCTTTTTGGCTGCCACGTTAACGGAGATATTGCCCTTTTGGGGAAGTCTCTTGGTCGGTGCTATCCATAACATTGTTGGGTATGGTTGGGTTTGGCTCATCGTCACTGGTCGAGCTCCCGTTTTGCCTCTCTGGGCT ATGTGCGTTCTTGTATTTGTGGGAACGAACGGGGAGACGTACTTCAATACAGTTTCTTTGGTTTCTTGTGTACAAAACTTTCCGAAAAGCAGAGGCCCTGTGGTCGGGATTCTGAAAGGCTTTGCTGGTTTAAGTGGTGCAATTTTGACTCAGATATATGCAATCATCCATTCTCCTGATTCAGCCAATCTTATATTCATGGTTGCAGTAGGTCCTGCACTGGTGGCTATTGGTGTGATGTTTTTTATCAGACCTGTTGCCGGTCATCGACAAGTAAGGCCGTCCGATGGCATGAGCTTTTCTAGTGTTTATGGTGTCTGCCTCCTTTTGGCTGCATATTTGATGGGAGTCATGCTTATTGAGGATCTTGTTACATTGAGCCCCACTGTGATAACCATATTTACTGTGGTTATGTTTGTCATCCTTCTTACGCCCTTTTTAATTCCCGTGACATTGACTTTTAGCTCGGAGACGACAACATATGCTGAGCAAGAGGCTCTCCTACCACCCTCTGAGAAAGAGGAACCTGCTAGAACTGAACCAGATGGTAATGAAGTGATATTTAGTGAGGTGGAAGATGAAAAATCCGAGGGAGAGGACTTACTTCCTGCATCAGAGAGACAAAAACGCATTGCTCAGTTGCAAGCAAAACTATTGCAAGCAGCCGCAGAAGGAGCAGTAAGAGTCAAGAGGAGAAAGGGTCCACGCCGAGGGGAAGACTTCACTTTGGGTCAAGCTTTAATCAAAGCAGACTTTTGGCTTATATTTTCCTCCCATCTTCTTGGTTCCGGAACTGGCTTGACCGTGATTGATAACCTCGGACAGATGAGCCAGTCTTTAGGTTACGATAATACACATATTTTTGTATCCCTGATCAGCATATGGAACTTTCTCGGCCGTGTTGGTGGTGGATATCTCTCTGAGATTGTTGTGAG AGATTTTGCTTATCCAAGACCCATTGCAATGACGATTGCGCAAGTCCTTATGATATTTGGACATGTCTTCATCGGTATGGGATGGCCCGGGGCAATGTACATTGGCACTCTCATAACAGGGCTCGGTTACGGGGCTCACTGGGCCATTGTACCTGCTACTGCCTCTGAATTGTTTGGCTTGAAAAAGTTTGGCGCTTTATACAACTTCATCACTCTCTCAACTCCTATGGGATCTTTGATATTTTCTGGCTTAATTGCGAGCAGTATATATGACAGCGAAGCCGAGAAGCAAGCTCGTAATCATCTCACACAGTTCCAGAGCTCCTCGTCATTGTGGTTCACTAGACTTTACGCCGAGGGACCACACAAGTGCGAGGGTGCCATATGCTTCTTTTTAACTTGTATGATAATGGCTGGATTCTGCGCGATTGCAGGGatattaagtttaattttggtGTATCGGACAAAGGGTGTTTACCACAACCTCTATGGAAAATCTCGTACATCAACACTTTCGTAG
- the LOC103485473 gene encoding uncharacterized protein LOC103485473: MNDLAGPLIASILFAFLSPGMIIQMPGSEKPLEFMNFKTSFASIFVHAVVFLLLLILFLVMLNLHIYI, from the coding sequence ATGAATGATTTAGCAGGTCCATTGATAGCATCAATATTGTTTGCATTTCTATCACCAGGAATGATAATACAGATGCCTGGATCAGAAAAACCACTTGAGTTCATGAACTTCAAGACAAGTTTTGCTTCCATTTTTGTTCATGCtgttgtctttcttctcctccttaTTCTCTTCCTTGTTATGCTCAACCTCCATATTTACATCTAA
- the LOC103485471 gene encoding uncharacterized protein LOC103485471, whose translation MSADWGPVVVAVALFILLSPGLLFQLPARIRVVEFGNMNTSGIAILVHAIIFFCILTILIIAIGIHIHV comes from the coding sequence ATGAGTGCAGACTGGGGTCCAGTTGTGGTGGCGGTGGCGTTGTTCATTCTCCTCTCGCCGGGGCTGCTTTTTCAGTTGCCGGCGAGAATCAGGGTGGTGGAGTTTGGGAATATGAACACCAGTGGGATTGCCATTTTGGTACATGCCATCATATTCTTCTGCATACTTACCATATTGATCATTGCAATTGGTATTCACATACACGTTTAG
- the LOC103485472 gene encoding uncharacterized protein LOC103485472, which produces MADWGPVFVAVMLFVLLTPGLLVQMPGKSRFVEFGNFQTSGVSILVHSILYFALICIFLLAVHEHICNLKNENMSDWAPVVIGVVLFVLLSPGLLFQFPGNNRQFEFGSMKTNGKAVAIHTLIFFVLYAVFILALHIHIYTG; this is translated from the exons ATGGCGGATTGGGGTCCGGTTTTTGTAGCGGTGATGTTGTTCGTCCTGTTAACTCCCGGTTTGTTGGTTCAGATGCCAGGGAAGAGCCGGTTTGTTGAATTTGGGAATTTCCAGACGAGTGGAGTCTCCATTTTGGTTCATTCAATTCTCTATTTTGCATTGATCTGTATCTTCTTGTTGGCTGTTC ACGAGCATATATGTAACCTAAAAAACGAAAA TATGTCGGATTGGGCACCCGTGGTCATCGGAGTTGTACTCTTCGTACTGCTTTCTCCCGGGCTTCTGTTTCAGTTTCCCGGGAATAATCGTCAGTTTGAGTTCGGGAGCATGAAGACCAACGGAAAAGCTGTTGCTATACACACTCTCATCTTCTTCGTCCTCTATGCTGTTTTCATTCTCGCTCTCCATATCCACATCTACACTGGCTGA
- the LOC103485470 gene encoding uncharacterized protein LOC103485470 yields the protein MGDWGPVLIAVILFVVLSPGVLFQLPGNDRVVQFVNMQTSAISVFVHSIIFFGLITIFVIAIGVHISSG from the coding sequence atggggGATTGGGGCCCTGTTCTAATAGCTGTTATACTGTTCGTAGTTCTTAGCCCCGGCGTTCTGTTTCAGCTTCCCGGAAACGATAGAGTTGTGCAGTTCGTCAATATGCAGACCAGTGCCATCTCCGTCTTCGTTCACTCCATCATTTTCTTTGGCCTCATCACTATCTTTGTCATCGCCATTGGCGTTCATATTTCCTCTGGGTAG